The following are from one region of the Streptomyces changanensis genome:
- a CDS encoding RecQ family ATP-dependent DNA helicase gives MEQTNDEDLRSAADAVLARLVGDATGAARLREDQWRAIEALVAHGRRALVVQRTGWGKSAVYFVATALLRARGAGPTVIVSPLLALMRNQVDAAARAGIHARTINSSNMEEWQTVQEEIAAGRVDVLLVSPERLNNPDFRDEVLPALAAATGLLVVDEAHCISDWGHDFRPDYRRLRTMLAELPSGVPVLATTATANARVTADVAEQLGTAAGSDALVLRGALDRESLRLGVVRLPDAAHRLAWLAEHLGELPGSGIVYTLTVAAAEEVAAHLRQCGYEVASYTGRTENADRRQAEEDLLANRVKALVATSALGMGFDKPDLGFVVHMGSPSSPIAYYQQVGRAGRGVASAEVLLLPGPEDEAIWQYFASVAFPPEEQVRRTLDVLARSEGPVSLPALEPLVELRRTRLETMLKVLDVDGAVRRVKGGWTSTGRPWTYDTERYAWVARQRAAEQQAMRDYVTTAECRMEFLRRQLDDEEAAPCGRCDNCAGPRFDAKVSATTLDAARGELSRPGVEVEPRRMWPTGLPAVGVDLKGRIPAGEQSAAGRALGRLSDIGWGNRLRPMLTDRAPDGAVPDDVVDAVVRVLADWAKGPGGWASGASDAPPRPAGVVTVASRSRPQLVGSLGARIAEVGRMPLLGSVEYAPEAVDTRISRTNSAQRVCGLHRALTVPVGLAERLSSAGGPVLLVDDFSDSGWTLAVAARLLRRAGAPGVFPLVLAVAG, from the coding sequence ATGGAGCAGACGAACGACGAAGACCTGCGTTCCGCGGCCGACGCTGTGCTGGCCCGCCTGGTCGGTGACGCCACCGGCGCGGCGAGGCTGCGCGAGGACCAGTGGCGGGCCATCGAGGCGCTGGTCGCGCACGGCAGACGGGCGCTGGTCGTGCAGCGCACCGGCTGGGGCAAGTCCGCCGTCTACTTCGTGGCCACGGCGCTGCTGCGGGCGCGGGGTGCGGGGCCCACGGTGATCGTCTCGCCGCTGCTGGCGCTCATGCGGAACCAGGTGGACGCCGCGGCTCGGGCGGGCATCCACGCCCGGACGATCAATTCGTCGAACATGGAGGAGTGGCAGACGGTCCAGGAGGAGATCGCCGCAGGTCGGGTCGATGTGCTGCTGGTGTCGCCGGAGCGTCTGAACAACCCCGACTTCCGTGACGAGGTGCTGCCCGCGCTGGCGGCGGCGACGGGGCTGCTGGTGGTCGACGAGGCCCACTGCATTTCCGACTGGGGGCACGATTTCCGCCCGGACTACCGGCGGCTGCGCACGATGCTGGCGGAGCTGCCGTCCGGTGTCCCGGTGCTGGCGACGACGGCGACGGCGAACGCTCGGGTGACGGCGGACGTGGCCGAGCAGCTCGGCACGGCGGCGGGATCGGACGCGCTGGTGCTGCGTGGTGCGCTGGACCGCGAGAGCCTGCGGCTGGGTGTCGTGCGTCTCCCGGACGCGGCGCACCGGCTGGCCTGGCTCGCCGAGCACCTGGGGGAGCTGCCGGGTTCGGGGATCGTCTACACGCTCACGGTCGCGGCGGCCGAGGAGGTGGCGGCGCACCTCCGTCAGTGCGGTTACGAGGTGGCGTCCTACACGGGGCGCACGGAGAACGCCGACCGGCGGCAGGCCGAGGAGGACCTGCTGGCGAACCGGGTGAAGGCGCTAGTCGCCACGTCCGCGCTGGGCATGGGATTCGACAAGCCGGACCTCGGGTTCGTGGTGCACATGGGCTCCCCGTCGTCGCCGATCGCCTATTACCAGCAGGTGGGTCGCGCCGGGCGCGGTGTGGCGAGTGCGGAGGTGTTGCTCCTGCCCGGCCCGGAGGACGAGGCGATCTGGCAGTACTTCGCCTCGGTGGCCTTCCCGCCCGAGGAGCAGGTGCGGCGCACGCTCGACGTGCTGGCGCGCTCGGAGGGCCCGGTGTCCCTGCCCGCGCTGGAGCCTTTGGTGGAGCTGCGGCGCACCCGGCTGGAGACGATGTTGAAGGTCCTCGACGTGGACGGCGCGGTGCGCCGGGTGAAGGGCGGGTGGACGAGCACGGGGCGCCCGTGGACGTACGACACGGAGCGGTACGCGTGGGTGGCGCGGCAGCGGGCCGCGGAGCAGCAGGCCATGCGGGACTACGTGACGACGGCGGAGTGCCGCATGGAGTTCCTGCGGCGGCAGCTGGACGACGAGGAGGCGGCACCGTGCGGCCGCTGCGACAACTGCGCCGGGCCGCGCTTCGACGCCAAGGTGTCCGCCACGACCTTGGACGCGGCGCGGGGCGAGCTGAGCAGGCCGGGGGTGGAGGTCGAGCCGCGCAGGATGTGGCCGACCGGTCTGCCGGCGGTCGGTGTCGACCTCAAGGGCCGCATCCCGGCCGGGGAGCAGTCGGCCGCGGGACGGGCGTTGGGGCGCCTGTCGGATATCGGTTGGGGCAACCGGCTGCGGCCGATGCTGACGGATCGGGCGCCGGACGGGGCGGTGCCGGACGACGTGGTGGACGCCGTGGTGCGCGTGCTGGCCGACTGGGCGAAGGGTCCCGGGGGCTGGGCGTCCGGTGCGTCGGACGCGCCGCCCCGCCCGGCGGGTGTGGTGACGGTCGCCTCGCGGAGTCGTCCGCAGCTCGTGGGTTCGCTGGGCGCGCGGATCGCGGAGGTGGGGCGGATGCCGCTGCTCGGTTCCGTCGAGTACGCGCCGGAGGCGGTGGACACGCGCATCTCGCGGACCAACAGCGCGCAGCGGGTGTGCGGTCTGCACCGGGCCCTGACCGTCCCGGTCGGTCTGGCCGAGCGGCTGTCGTCGGCGGGCGGTCCGGTGCTGCTGGTCGACGATTTCTCGGACAGCGGATGGACGCTCGCGGTGGCGGCGCGGCTGCTTCGCCGCGCGGGAGCACCGGGGGTGTTTCCGCTGGTCCTCGCGGTGGCGGGTTGA
- a CDS encoding DUF4192 domain-containing protein: MNAHHDHTGPRDTHPSAAGPLPVTSPGFTDEPQITLRGPAQLADALPYMLGFHPTDSVVLLALHGERGRFGGRLRLGIPASPREWAPVAEQLAECLVEGCERRGSRPDGVVVFLCQDPAAGEEDGRRVMQRLRPFAQKLRTACGALDVPVYEALCISGGRFWSYCCPDSDCCPPGGTALAPPGTSVMAAAAAYAGIHVRGSLRDMEARLRPQPTGPTTAAQEHALDTASASLVHRILSAKEATRVREETIRLAQRLIDRLSEHPPLSDDSAGDMRDDALIDDREAAELIVGLQDRRTRDRAAEWMEGAAADRALRLWRALARRCVGAYGEHAAAPLTLAGWVAWSAGDEPTARVALALALEADPEYVFARLLHQACNEQLDPETLRHCLRGERDAREGAEDRRSGRRRTAVRGSGARAVRRKLRARTPAPRPTTTNTPPPGPARPGPDARPARTRTVRGGGLRGAQDGRTAERHDDLRGTGGRDASDGGSAG, encoded by the coding sequence ATGAACGCACACCACGATCACACCGGCCCCCGCGACACCCACCCGTCCGCCGCCGGCCCGCTGCCCGTCACCTCCCCGGGCTTCACGGACGAACCGCAGATCACCCTGCGCGGCCCCGCCCAACTGGCCGACGCCCTCCCGTACATGCTGGGATTCCATCCGACCGATTCGGTCGTCCTGCTCGCCCTGCACGGCGAGCGCGGCCGCTTCGGCGGACGTCTCAGGCTCGGCATCCCCGCCTCGCCCCGCGAGTGGGCACCCGTCGCCGAACAGCTCGCCGAGTGCCTCGTCGAAGGGTGCGAGCGGCGCGGCTCCCGCCCGGACGGCGTCGTCGTCTTCCTCTGCCAGGACCCCGCCGCCGGCGAGGAGGACGGCAGGAGGGTGATGCAGCGGCTGCGGCCCTTCGCGCAGAAGCTGCGCACGGCGTGCGGGGCCCTGGACGTGCCGGTGTACGAAGCCCTGTGCATCTCCGGCGGTCGGTTCTGGTCCTACTGCTGCCCCGACAGCGACTGCTGCCCGCCCGGCGGCACGGCCCTGGCCCCGCCCGGGACGTCCGTCATGGCGGCGGCCGCCGCCTACGCGGGCATCCACGTACGCGGTTCGCTGCGCGACATGGAAGCCCGCCTCAGGCCCCAGCCGACCGGCCCCACCACGGCCGCCCAGGAGCACGCCCTCGACACGGCCAGTGCCTCGCTCGTCCACCGCATCCTCAGCGCCAAGGAGGCCACGCGTGTCAGGGAGGAGACCATCCGACTCGCCCAGCGCCTGATCGACCGGCTCTCCGAGCACCCGCCACTCAGCGACGACTCCGCCGGCGACATGCGGGACGACGCACTGATCGACGACCGGGAAGCCGCCGAGCTGATCGTCGGACTCCAGGACCGCCGGACCCGGGACCGTGCCGCCGAGTGGATGGAAGGCGCCGCAGCGGACCGCGCCCTACGGCTGTGGCGCGCCCTGGCCCGCCGCTGCGTCGGCGCCTACGGCGAGCACGCCGCCGCGCCCCTCACCCTCGCCGGCTGGGTCGCCTGGTCGGCCGGAGACGAGCCGACCGCCCGCGTCGCCCTGGCGCTCGCCCTGGAGGCCGACCCCGAGTACGTCTTCGCCCGGCTGCTGCACCAGGCGTGCAACGAGCAACTGGACCCCGAGACGCTCCGCCACTGCCTGCGGGGCGAGCGAGACGCCAGGGAAGGCGCGGAGGACCGCCGGTCCGGCAGGCGCCGGACGGCCGTGCGCGGGTCGGGGGCGCGAGCGGTACGGCGCAAACTGCGCGCCCGGACCCCCGCGCCCCGACCCACCACGACGAACACCCCACCGCCCGGCCCGGCGCGCCCCGGCCCCGACGCCCGTCCCGCGCGCACGCGCACCGTCCGCGGCGGCGGGCTGCGGGGAGCGCAGGACGGTCGGACCGCAGAACGGCACGACGACCTGCGGGGGACCGGCGGCCGGGACGCGAGCGATGGAGGGAGCGCCGGATGA
- a CDS encoding glycogen debranching N-terminal domain-containing protein, with amino-acid sequence MDLTVPSPAPTPSRRTQARPGGRAHPPPAAHGRPPAAPPGGPPSVHHALVGVALPGLAVSPEHGQLTGHGLEGFYQSGRRLLSRCHLRVFGREPVPVQGRLVSASRARFVALVRTPADPGPDPGVAVERSRDADGSERITLRNATGRPLRVPVELTLGTDLSALAAIASGRPGPELRPSVYGSGLRWSAPSGGQSVVTAEPPPKDALASTGLLRWELDVDAGAARTITLHVHAGRPLRPAARSSGRILSDARAEGDDPRAARLLATALDDLRSLLVRDPAHPADLHLAAGVPWRTGPAPAETLWAARMLLPLGTRLAVDTLRGVARSLDGATGASAGRVPGPLRDAGPHLPPACTGVEATLAFPAVLAEARLWGLPEQDLAELLPAAERCLAWLCAAVDDDGLVAEPGPAAGVRRAETQAHAHRAALLGADLLEACGRDGADAWRDRAHAIRRRFRESFWLDDPTGGRPAAALTTDGRPLPHLGCAAAHLLDTGLVGGGGHAGGLLDTLQTEQVARLLGSPALDTGWGLRGLGTKEPGHNPFGHRAGAVRVHETAVAVVGLASAGYEKEATGLVRGLLDAAEAFAYRLPEMYGGDQRTEGGAPVPHPSACRPAAVAAAAAVHVLAAVAGIRPDVPAGTVALHPLGGAPLGALRLSGLSVAGESFAVRVSRMGLGMVEEAAAGLQLGV; translated from the coding sequence ATGGACCTCACCGTCCCCTCCCCGGCCCCGACCCCGTCCCGGCGCACCCAGGCCCGCCCCGGCGGGCGGGCCCACCCACCGCCCGCCGCCCACGGCCGACCCCCCGCCGCGCCACCCGGCGGACCCCCGTCCGTCCACCACGCCCTCGTCGGCGTCGCCCTGCCCGGACTGGCCGTCTCCCCCGAACACGGACAGCTCACCGGCCACGGCCTCGAAGGGTTCTACCAGTCCGGACGACGACTTCTCTCCCGGTGCCACCTGCGCGTCTTCGGCCGCGAACCCGTCCCCGTCCAGGGCAGGCTGGTCTCAGCGTCCCGCGCCCGGTTCGTCGCCCTCGTTCGTACCCCCGCCGACCCCGGCCCGGACCCGGGCGTCGCCGTGGAACGCTCCAGGGACGCCGACGGCTCCGAACGGATCACCCTGCGCAACGCGACCGGCCGGCCCCTGCGCGTCCCGGTCGAGCTCACCCTCGGCACGGACCTCTCCGCACTCGCCGCCATCGCGTCGGGACGCCCCGGCCCCGAGCTCCGCCCCTCCGTGTACGGCTCGGGACTGCGCTGGTCGGCACCGAGTGGCGGCCAGTCCGTCGTCACCGCCGAGCCCCCGCCGAAGGACGCGCTCGCGTCCACCGGACTGCTCCGCTGGGAGCTCGACGTCGACGCGGGAGCCGCCCGCACCATCACCTTGCACGTCCACGCCGGGCGGCCCCTCAGACCGGCCGCCCGGTCGAGCGGCCGGATCCTCTCCGACGCCCGGGCGGAAGGGGACGACCCCCGTGCCGCGAGGCTCCTCGCCACCGCCCTCGACGACCTCCGCTCCCTCCTCGTCCGCGACCCCGCCCACCCCGCCGACCTCCACCTGGCGGCCGGAGTCCCCTGGCGCACCGGCCCCGCCCCGGCCGAGACCCTCTGGGCCGCCCGTATGCTCCTCCCGCTCGGCACCCGACTCGCGGTCGACACCCTGCGCGGCGTCGCCCGTTCCCTGGACGGTGCCACCGGCGCGTCCGCCGGACGCGTCCCCGGGCCGCTCCGCGACGCCGGTCCCCACCTTCCGCCGGCCTGCACCGGAGTGGAGGCCACGCTCGCCTTCCCCGCCGTCCTCGCCGAGGCCCGCCTGTGGGGGCTCCCGGAGCAGGACCTGGCCGAGCTGCTGCCGGCGGCGGAACGCTGCCTGGCGTGGCTCTGCGCCGCCGTCGACGACGACGGGCTGGTGGCCGAGCCGGGACCAGCCGCCGGTGTGCGGCGCGCGGAGACACAGGCCCACGCCCACCGGGCCGCCCTGCTCGGTGCCGACCTGCTGGAGGCGTGCGGTCGGGACGGCGCCGACGCATGGCGCGACCGCGCCCACGCCATCCGGCGCCGCTTCCGCGAGAGTTTCTGGCTGGACGACCCGACCGGCGGCCGCCCCGCCGCCGCGCTCACCACGGACGGCCGCCCCCTACCCCATCTGGGGTGTGCCGCGGCCCACCTGCTCGACACCGGACTGGTCGGCGGGGGAGGCCACGCAGGGGGACTACTCGACACGTTGCAGACCGAACAGGTCGCCCGGTTGCTCGGCAGCCCCGCGCTCGACACCGGCTGGGGCCTGCGCGGCCTCGGCACCAAGGAGCCCGGGCACAATCCGTTCGGCCACCGCGCGGGCGCCGTCCGCGTCCACGAGACCGCCGTCGCCGTCGTGGGCCTCGCCTCCGCCGGATACGAGAAGGAAGCGACCGGGCTGGTCCGCGGGCTGCTCGATGCGGCGGAGGCGTTCGCGTACCGGCTGCCGGAGATGTACGGCGGGGACCAGCGCACCGAGGGGGGCGCGCCCGTGCCGCACCCCTCCGCCTGCCGTCCCGCCGCCGTCGCCGCGGCCGCGGCCGTACACGTCCTCGCCGCTGTCGCGGGCATCCGCCCCGACGTCCCGGCCGGCACGGTCGCGCTGCACCCTCTGGGCGGTGCCCCCCTGGGCGCCCTGAGGCTCTCCGGGCTCAGTGTGGCGGGGGAGTCGTTCGCGGTGCGCGTGAGCAGGATGGGGCTCGGGATGGTCGAGGAGGCCGCCGCGGGACTCCAGTTGGGCGTGTGA